CATTATCCCGGTGCATTTCGCAGGACATCCCTGTGACATGGACCGCATTTCTGATATTGCGAACCGATACGGTCTGCGTGTCATCGAAGATGCCGCCCATGCGCTCCCGGCCCGCTACCGAGGAAGACTCATCGGCACCATCAGCGACTGCACCTGCTTTTCCTTCTATGCCACCAAAAATATCACTACCGGTGAAGGCGGGATGATTACGACCGACAATCCCGAGTGGGCGGAACGAATCCGGACGATGAGCCTCCATGGACTCAGTCGCGATGCGTGGAAGCGCTACGACGGTCACGGGTCATGGTTTTATGAAGTCCTCTCACCGGGCTTCAAGTACAATCTCACCGATATTGCCGCAGCCCTGGGCATTGCACAGCTCCAGAAATCCGATCGTCTCTGGAAGGCACGTGAGCGGTATGCCGGTCTCTACGACGAGGGGTTTCGGGATCTCCCTGAAATCGTGCTACCCACCGCGGCGGCTCATGTCCAACATGCATGGCACTTGTATGTCATCCGGCTTGACCCTAAGCGGTCGGGGATCGGACGAGACCGGTTGATTGAGCACCTGGGGAAGGAACGCATCGGTTGTAGCGTCCATTTTATCCCGCTCCATCTTCACCCGTACTACCGCGACACCTGGGGGTATACCCCCGGGGAATTCCCAGTCGCCACGACTGCCTACCAGCAGATTGTGTCGCTGCCGCTCTACCCCAAGATGACCGAAACCGATATCCAACGCGTCATTTCCGTGGTGCGCACACTCATTCAAGGTTACCGACGATGATGAAACGAGCCATGGATCTCCTGGTCGCTGCGATCGGCCTATTGGCATTATCGCCGCTGTTCTTGCTGATCGGCCTTCTGGTCAAGCTGGACTCTTCCGGGCCCGTCTTTTTTGGGCAGGTCCGGATCGGTAGACGGTTTCGTCCGTTTCGAATCTATAAGTTTCGTACGATGACCAGAGATGCCTCGTCGAATGGAGGCCAGCTGACGATTGGAGAGGACATTCGCATCACCCGAGTCGGTAGGGTGTTACGTCGGCACAAGCTCGATGAGTTACCTCAGCTCCTGAACATCCTCCTGGGCGACATGAGCCTGGTGGGTCCCCGGCCGGAAGTTTCGCAGTATGTCGATTTGTTCAAGACCGACTACAGTGAAATTCTATCTGTGCGTCCGGGCCTCACCGACCTGGCCTCTGTGAAGTACGCCGACGAAGCGACGATTCTGGCCGGGGCGCAGGATCCGGAAGACGAGTATCGGACCGTCATTCTTCCCGAAAAAATCCGCCTCGCCAAGCTGTATGTCCGCCATGCCTCATTCGCATTTGATGTGGCCATTATTGCGCAAACCGTCTTCCGATTGACCGGCCTGCCTCTCGTCCTCTGCGAGATACCTGAACTTCAATCCTCGCATGCACATCCATTTGGAGAGGCCGGATCCAGAGCGATCGCCTGGTTGCTTCGATGGCGGCGACCTCTCATCGTCGCAGTGGACCTGGCTCTCATCGTCTGCGCCAACTATCTGGCGTTTTTGTTACGCTTCGACGGAAGCCTTTCCGAGTCCGAGACACAACTTTTTCTTCAGGTCCTCCCTTGGCTCGTGGCCATAAGGGGAGGCGCGTTTATGGTATTTAGTCTCAACGAAGGGCTCTGGCGATACACAGGGATATGGGATCTACAGCGGATTGTCAGCGGCGTCTTCCTCAGTACCGCGGCCATCTACGGCCTCGTCTATTGGGGGTTCGAGTTGACTGCATACCCTCGTTCAATCCTGATCATCGACAGCGTATTGTTAATCGGCCTTGTCACCGGGATCCGGTTGCCGTCCCGATTACTGGGAGAAAAACTCATCTATCGCCATAAAAAGAATGTGCTCGTTGTCGGGGCGGGGCAGTCCGGCGAGCGGATCGTGCGGGAAATGAAAA
This genomic stretch from Nitrospira sp. CR1.1 harbors:
- a CDS encoding aminotransferase class I/II-fold pyridoxal phosphate-dependent enzyme, with translation MTQFLPFHLPDIGEEEIDAVVSVLRSGWLTTGARAKQFEQDFSAVLGARYAIAVNSCTAALHLALEAVGIEEGDEVILPTMTFTATAEVVTYFKAKPVLVDCLPDTLNIDPDQIERAITPKTKAIIPVHFAGHPCDMDRISDIANRYGLRVIEDAAHALPARYRGRLIGTISDCTCFSFYATKNITTGEGGMITTDNPEWAERIRTMSLHGLSRDAWKRYDGHGSWFYEVLSPGFKYNLTDIAAALGIAQLQKSDRLWKARERYAGLYDEGFRDLPEIVLPTAAAHVQHAWHLYVIRLDPKRSGIGRDRLIEHLGKERIGCSVHFIPLHLHPYYRDTWGYTPGEFPVATTAYQQIVSLPLYPKMTETDIQRVISVVRTLIQGYRR